The following DNA comes from Halobacillus litoralis.
CGATTATGCTCACACTGCTGACAGCATTTCTCATTCCCTTGAAACAGTCGGCTCTCAGGGAGCTGCTTCGATCACCCATGTCTTCGGCTTTCGTGGTGATCGTGATGAGAAAAAAAGGAAAGATATGCTTGAAGCATCTGTGCACCAGAGTGATGCTTACATCTTAACCTGTGATGACCTTAATACAGTGCCTTACGACCAGATGATAGAGACACTGGAAATGTTACAAAGCAGCTTTGGTGAAGAACATGGGCGGATCATCCCGGACCGCACGCTCGCTGTTGAAGAAGCCATCATGAATAGTGATAAAGGTGATTGGGTGTTGATTACTGGAAAAGGCCATGAATCTTACCAGCAGGAATTCCATTATCCGACGACATCAGATAAAGAAACTGTCGAATATATTCATTCGCGTTTAAAAGAGTATGAGAAAATATAATGCAGGACCTGTTTGTTATTACAAGCAGGTTCTTTTTTATCTTAATCCTGCAAGCCCTTTGGTGTGGTAAAAAGCGCCACATCAAAAGTTTGCGTATGATAGTCGAAGCTGAGGTCCTTCCACTTTTGTTCATTTGCACAGCAGTGGTGTTTAAGAATATATATGGTATAGGAATGGATTTGGGGGGATGTTATGGCTGTGGTAAAAGCTACGAAAAAAGATAAACAGCTCCTGGCCAGATTGATGAGGGCAGAAGCCGAAGGGGACGGAAAGCTGGGAATGCTGATGGTAGGAAACGTCGGTGTCAACCGGACAAGAGTCGGCTGCCTGGACTTTTCGGATATCAACACGATCCAGCGGATGGTTTTTCAAAGCCCCGGAGGGTTTGAAGCTACTCAGAAGGGATATTTTTATCAGCGGGCTCGTGAAATGGAGATCCGTCTTGCTCAAAAAGCAATCAATGGCGGGAGATACCATCCAGCGAGTTATGCCCTCTGGTTTTTCCGGCCTGAAGGGAGCTGCCCCGCTCAATGGTTTGGGCAGTGGAATTCAGGAAGGTACAAAAGTCACTGTTTTTTTATACCGACAGAATCAGAATGCGCGGAAGTATACAATACATTTTAAGCGGGAGGCGTCATCAAGAGATGGCGTCTTTAACTATTGACGGTGCAGAATTTTTAAAGGTGGTAAATTAACTGTCCCCATTCTTCCACTTCCATCCATTTGTAATCACTCCGATTAAACCGGAAACTGCGAATATGAAGGCGACAAAAAGAGGTAAATCATCCAATTGCCCTGTAAATATCCGATAAACACCGACCATCAATAACAAAAAGCTGGCAATCAAGGCAATACCGATTTTAAATTGTTGGTTCATAGCCTTCCTCCTCTCTATAACCAAATCCAGATTAACATATTTGATGGAAATGATTCATGATATGATGAAACGGATGGATAATTCTGATAATTTTCAACATTGATTATTATACAGGAGTGATGGAAATGAGAGAAGAAAGTCTGTTTGAACAAATACGTTTTGTAAGAAAAAGAACTGCGGCTGCTTTGGAAGCTACTACAGGGCATGAAGGGCTTCACCAGGGAGCGATTTCCTCCCTTAAAAGAACACAAGGTCTAGAGGAACCCTTTTAAAGAGGATTCATACTGTTTGGGATGACCCACAAAGCTTGCGGAGCTACATGGTGCCATTTCTAACTGTACATAACAGATTTAATAGAAAATCA
Coding sequences within:
- a CDS encoding glutamate ligase domain-containing protein encodes the protein MYRLENEVTVVIDYAHTADSISHSLETVGSQGAASITHVFGFRGDRDEKKRKDMLEASVHQSDAYILTCDDLNTVPYDQMIETLEMLQSSFGEEHGRIIPDRTLAVEEAIMNSDKGDWVLITGKGHESYQQEFHYPTTSDKETVEYIHSRLKEYEKI
- a CDS encoding cell wall hydrolase; its protein translation is MAVVKATKKDKQLLARLMRAEAEGDGKLGMLMVGNVGVNRTRVGCLDFSDINTIQRMVFQSPGGFEATQKGYFYQRAREMEIRLAQKAINGGRYHPASYALWFFRPEGSCPAQWFGQWNSGRYKSHCFFIPTESECAEVYNTF